In the Arachis hypogaea cultivar Tifrunner chromosome 20, arahy.Tifrunner.gnm2.J5K5, whole genome shotgun sequence genome, ttaaaaaaatttagacatCTAATTTCATTATCTTTTTAATTAGCATACTTAgccaatttaaataaataactagtggtttgtttaaataaaatggatttgtctttttctttttaaccttGGTATGAAAATAAATGTGAGTTTTTACCTTAAAGCTTTTTTACCTGAATCAACCcacttttgtctttttttttagtcactttttttttttaatttttttagtttcttttcGTTAAccaaaacaataaataattttcttaaaatattggAAATgcattatcttaatttttttcttcatttatttTGTTAAGTGTGCTCTCTcgtcatatattttttaaatagaagtaaaagaaaatatataaaaaaagatattaaatgATGAAATATCACATTTGACTAAACAATTGaggaaaataaattaagataATTCATTCCCATAAAAGCTATGCTATACGATTATGAACATACATAACCATGAATTCTTTCTGGGGACACATTTTCACAATCTTCTGACTATAGAGCCTATGAAGCCCATATGCTCAGCCTCTAGGCATTACGCAGCAACAATACAAACATAAATAGGAAACAATATTCCACAAAATCTTTGCTCAATTATGTCAAAATTTTGAGCTAACTTTACGCATCCTAATTAATTAAGCTTAGTTGCAATATTACGTTAGCTGGCTACAATGTACTGTAAACATGTCTTAATTTGTAGTGAGCCGAATTTAGTAGATTCAGATCAAATTCAGGCAGCATTGGTTAACACTAAAATAATCATACATTATATTATTGTTTCGGGAGTGTATATAAAAAGTTCTTAGTGAAGATTTTTCTACAAGTTTAGTGCAATAGATGCCACAAATGAGACCACGACCCATCCCAATATGAAGTATCCAACTAGTCTCGTTGGTTGGACATTCTCTGGTTCCtgtgataaataaattaataattaaggatAACAATTAATTCGGTCAGTGAAGAGGAAaccatgttatttatttattgggttaatagttaaattagtccTTGAAAGATGAGACGATTTTTAAATTCGTCcctaaaaaattttttcaattaaattggtCCTTCAAAAATTACGAATTAATCATATCTGTCTTTCAGTTATTCTACTCACAATTTTTGAGATTGTTGATATGAAATGTTAACTGATAGAATACATGACAcataacatgttcaattagaGGTTGACAACATATGTTTACGAAAATCTATTAATTTAGTCCGTAGGTcatattaggaatagaattttTGTAATCgaaaaaaatgactaaattaataaattttcataaatatatttgatCAATATCTAATTAGACATATCaggtattatatatgttatcaattaTCATTTTACAATatcaatttttgaagaaaatggttAATGGAGTGACTGgatgataaatataattaatttgcaATCTTTAAATgactaatttgattgaaaaaatctttctttcaagactaatttgactattaacccttTTATTACCTGTGCTGGAGGTTCTTCTTTTGAAGTGAGTGTAGTTTTGTCAACCTCGTAGGGCCAAATGTAAGTGTCTGCACTCTCCGCTCTGGCCAAGCTCCAATCATATATTCTTCTTTCATCTACCGTTGATAGGATCCTGAATGATTCCTGTACATAATACCATGCAATTAAATCATCACTCTATAATGCCACTCAAATATGtatgaatataaatatttattttggatAATCATTCTTGCTATCAATATAAAACGTAGTTATTTTTTGATGATGCAGTATTATGTGATTTGATGCATGTATAGAAACTGTTTCATACTGAGAGTGCATATCTGACCTTGACAAGTTCCAATTTCTTGTTAAATTCGTCTTCCTCTAGACCTTGGCCCTCCAGTTCCTGAACCTTGTTCTTGTATGCAACTACAACCTGTCAAGTCTCATGAAGATTTAAAGACAcatacaaattaattaaaaaaaaaaaacaaggtgGCCGGTGATTCTTAATTAATTCACCTTGTCAATTGGAAAATCTCTAGGAATGCCAAGTCTACCGTAATGATCTGCGTCTGTAATTGCTGCACTCCTAAACTATCTCCCTCAATTAAATGTACTTTTTTAAAGAgagcaataaaattaaaattattattagcaaGATCCACTTACGTATGCCACGGAGAGCACGTTCAACGTTAAGAGCAGAGATTAAAGACTCTGATTCTTTAGGAACTTCAATGGAACTCTCTTCTGTCTCTGCATCAACTTGCTCTGTGGCACTGATCTCTGCAGAGACATCGTTGGAACTAGTTCTCACGATGCAACATCTGCATCTGCGCGGTTTCAATAATGTGAAActtattatgcttttctgtgtTTGGTTGGTTGGAATAATAATGTTACTGCGAATGCATACGGTGGCGCTGGAGGTGGTTGACACGGCCATTGCCTTCAACCTTCAACCTTTAACCTGAGCTAAAATTTCTGTTTAGATCTTTTATAGtttgtttttattaaattaaatcaaattgggGAGGAGATTGGATAAGGCAAGTGTTCTGTACCATGAACGAGTTATCTCTTAGATACCactacaaaaatatattattaaataaatccAAACTAACTTTACTATCAACAAAGTCGTTGTAGTATAGTGGTGAGTATTCCCGCCTGTCACGCGGGTGACCCGGgttcgatccccggcaacggcgttttaacaaatttttattctttctcaattttttttaccgTGGATACGAGTACAATGGTGGAAAAGAAATTCTTTTCATAACTAACGATCCAAAATCATAGTTTTATAACCAAACGTACAAGTAAAATTGCTAATTAGAAACACACAAAcaccaacatcatcatcattatctcttGAGTGGACTTGTATTTGATTCAACATGGCTAACATGAACAGCTTGTGGAAGAAGGTTGTATCTGATATCTAGCTCTTCTA is a window encoding:
- the LOC112786866 gene encoding NAD(P)H-quinone oxidoreductase subunit U, chloroplastic yields the protein MAVSTTSSATVCIRSNIIIPTNQTQKSIISFTLLKPRRCRCCIVRTSSNDVSAEISATEQVDAETEESSIEVPKESESLISALNVERALRGIPITDADHYGRLGIPRDFPIDKVVVAYKNKVQELEGQGLEEDEFNKKLELVKESFRILSTVDERRIYDWSLARAESADTYIWPYEVDKTTLTSKEEPPAQEPENVQPTRLVGYFILGWVVVSFVASIALNL